The following coding sequences lie in one Rhodohalobacter barkolensis genomic window:
- a CDS encoding TIGR00730 family Rossman fold protein, with protein MEASKFFKFTQQKEHFEGDSNKDLWSIFKIMGEFVDGYDKLFRVGPCISVYGSARLKPGSKYYEMAIKTAELITESGFGIITGGGPGIMEAANRGAHNKNGKSVGLGIELPFEQGVNDFVHSKYEINFKYFFVRKVMFVKYAQAFIVFPGGFGTLDELFETLTLIQTEKIKKIPIVLVGTEYWGGLVDWIKNHLILDGLINEEDLDLFYLTDDYEDAVKHVCDFYKKEKPEPNFTY; from the coding sequence ATGGAAGCATCAAAATTTTTTAAATTTACTCAACAGAAAGAACATTTTGAGGGTGACAGTAATAAGGACCTCTGGAGCATCTTTAAAATTATGGGAGAGTTTGTTGATGGATATGATAAGCTCTTCAGAGTAGGGCCTTGTATATCTGTTTACGGATCTGCACGATTAAAGCCCGGAAGTAAATATTATGAAATGGCGATTAAAACCGCTGAATTAATTACCGAAAGTGGGTTTGGTATCATTACCGGTGGCGGACCCGGAATAATGGAAGCGGCTAATCGAGGAGCACATAATAAAAATGGAAAGTCAGTCGGACTCGGCATTGAATTACCTTTTGAACAAGGTGTAAATGATTTTGTGCACTCTAAATATGAGATCAATTTTAAGTATTTCTTTGTAAGGAAAGTGATGTTTGTGAAATATGCACAGGCATTTATCGTTTTTCCCGGTGGCTTTGGAACATTGGATGAGCTATTTGAAACTCTGACTCTTATTCAAACAGAAAAAATTAAAAAGATCCCGATTGTGTTGGTGGGAACTGAGTACTGGGGTGGGTTGGTTGACTGGATTAAAAATCACCTTATACTTGATGGCTTAATCAACGAAGAAGATTTGGACCTTTTTTATTTAACGGATGACTATGAAGACGCGGTAAAACACGTGTGCGATTTCTATAAAAAAGAGAAGCCGGAACCTAATTTTACTTACTAA